The Desulfobacterales bacterium nucleotide sequence CAAAATGTTGGCCTTTATCTTTGTCTTGATATGGGTGGGGTCCTTGATTATCGGGGGACCTGCGCAAGCGGCAACCAAGGTGAATTGGACGTTGCAAACCACCTGGGCGCAAGGATGGCTGCTGCATCAAATGGCCGAAGACTTTGCCAAGCGTGTCAAAGAGATGAGTGGTGGAAATTTCAATATCAAGGTGCTTCCTGCGGGCGCCGTTGTCGGGGGGCTTGAGGTTATGGAAGCGACCGCCGCAGGCACCCTCGATGCATACCATAGCTGGACCGGGTACTGGATGGGCAAGCATCCGGCCGCGCCTTTTTTCGCATCGATCCCCATGTCACTTGAACCGCTGATGCATACGACCTGGCTCTATGCCGGCGGCGGCAAGGAACTCATGCAGCAGATGTACGACGAAATGGGCAAGAATCTTATGGTTGTTCCCGGCGGCGTGACACATCCGGAACTTCTGGCGCATTCCAACAAGCCCCTGACGACACTTACAGACTGGAAAGGCTTGAAGTACAGAACGCCGGGCTGGTGGGGTGAAATCCTTAAGGGAATGGGGGTCGCCGTCACGATGCTGCCCGGTACGGAACTCTATCCTGCTCTGCAAAGGGGCATTCTGGATGCCACGGAATTTTCCTCACCGATTGTGAACAAGCAGCAGGGATTCCATGAAGTGACCCAATATGTTGCCGGACCCGGCATGCATCAGCCGACCTGTTATTTTGAGCTTGGTTTCAACAAGGGCAAGTACAACGCCCTTCC carries:
- the dctP gene encoding TRAP transporter substrate-binding protein DctP, which encodes MKSKMLAFIFVLIWVGSLIIGGPAQAATKVNWTLQTTWAQGWLLHQMAEDFAKRVKEMSGGNFNIKVLPAGAVVGGLEVMEATAAGTLDAYHSWTGYWMGKHPAAPFFASIPMSLEPLMHTTWLYAGGGKELMQQMYDEMGKNLMVVPGGVTHPELLAHSNKPLTTLTDWKGLKYRTPGWWGEILKGMGVAVTMLPGTELYPALQRGILDATEFSSPIVNKQQGFHEVTQYVAGPGMHQPTCYFELGFNKGKYNALPDEYKAMIQTASMATTLWSWTQDIVLGIQTLDEWEKQGKKLTRVSDEAQREFRKQAWAYIDADVKKKNNALYAKTWKSVQDFWVQFSDYEYFMVPVRK